The following are from one region of the Macrobrachium nipponense isolate FS-2020 chromosome 21, ASM1510439v2, whole genome shotgun sequence genome:
- the LOC135198205 gene encoding zinc finger protein 239-like, whose product MEHPVEMLLIKEEKENSEEDLTENTDEDLLFVDPLAIKAEPEFVNHSEFDVDCSSQSLKYVVDSSPSCDDESRKMICVAEENRHLGRSNTEGKQITCAECQRTFSHMCHLKSHMRTHTGEKPYTCSICQRSFSQSGYFKIHERTHTGEKPYTCSLCKRSFSLQSHLKRHMRTHTGEKPYTCSICQKSFSQLTNFKVHMRTHTGEKPYTCSICERSFSRQSHLKTHMITHVGDKPYACSICKNSFSLQSHLKRHMRTHTGEKPYACSVCQRSFSRTSHLKRHIRTHTGEKPYACSVCQRSFSRQSHLKTHMTTHTG is encoded by the coding sequence ATGGAACATCCTGTGGAAATGCTGTTaatcaaagaagagaaggagaattcGGAGGAGGATCTTACTGAAAACACAGATGAAGACCTTTTATTTGTAGACCCCTTAGCAATCAAGGCAGAACCAGAATTTGTTAACCATAGTGAATTTGATGTAGACTGTTCGTCCCAGTCTTTGAAGTATGTAGTAGACAGCTCTCCAAGCTGTGATGATGAAAGTAGGAAGATGATCTGTGTTGCTGAAGAAAATAGACATTTAGGAAGAAGCAACACAGAAGGGAAGCAAATAACTTGTGCTGAATGCCAAAGGACATTTTCACACATGTGCCATCTGAAAtcccacatgagaactcatactggagagaagccatatacttgctctatatgtcaaagaagtttttctcaatcaggttatttcaaaatacatgagagaactcatacaggagagaaaccatatacttgctctctATGTAAAAGGAGTTTTTCCCTTCAAAGTCATCTCAAAAGGCACATGAGAACTcacacaggagagaaaccatatacttgctctatatgtcaaaaaagtttttctcaatTAACTAATTTCAAAGTTCACATGAGAACTCACACAGGAGAGAAgccatatacttgctctatatgtGAAAGGAGTTTTTCTCGTCAAAGTCATCTCAAAACACACATGATAACTCATGTGGGAGATAAACCATATGCTTGCTCTATATGTAAAAACAGTTTTTCTCTTCAAAGTCATCTCAAAAGACACATGAGgactcatacgggagagaaacctTATGCTTGCTCTGtgtgtcaaagaagtttttctcgcACAAGTCATCTCAAAAGACACATTAGgactcatacgggagagaaacctTATGCTTGCTCTGtgtgtcaaagaagtttttctcgcCAAAGTCATCTTAAAACGCACATGACAACTCACACAGGATAG